From Deferrisoma camini S3R1, the proteins below share one genomic window:
- a CDS encoding tetratricopeptide repeat protein codes for MEAVRTRREAVTLGFFGLVVVAVTLMTVYYLGGGAPKGRDAHVQDQTTALRNQAARLEASLQANPNDLETLVALGDTYLELRQGRKALAVFEKAEALAPDDVHVLSDLGTIYQQTGRYDEALAKFGRVVELDPNQLGAVLHMGIIYRYRKGDNAKALEMFKKVLEGMPDPRLAEMARREIAKIEGEGAGKP; via the coding sequence ATGGAGGCCGTGCGCACCCGCAGAGAGGCCGTGACCCTGGGGTTCTTCGGGCTGGTGGTGGTGGCCGTGACCCTGATGACCGTGTACTACCTGGGGGGCGGGGCCCCCAAGGGCCGCGACGCCCACGTGCAGGACCAGACCACCGCCCTCCGGAACCAGGCGGCCCGCCTGGAGGCCTCCCTCCAGGCCAACCCCAACGACCTGGAGACCCTGGTGGCCCTGGGCGACACCTACCTGGAGCTTCGGCAGGGTCGCAAGGCCCTGGCCGTGTTCGAGAAGGCCGAGGCGCTCGCCCCGGACGACGTCCACGTGCTGAGCGACCTGGGCACCATCTACCAGCAGACCGGACGCTACGACGAGGCCCTGGCCAAGTTCGGCCGGGTCGTGGAGCTGGACCCGAACCAGCTCGGAGCCGTGCTCCACATGGGCATCATCTACCGCTACCGCAAGGGCGACAACGCCAAGGCCCTGGAGATGTTCAAGAAGGTCCTGGAGGGCATGCCCGATCCCCGGCTCGCGGAGATGGCCCGCCGGGAGATCGCCAAGATCGAAGGCGAGGGGGCTGGCAAGCCGTAG
- a CDS encoding CcmD family protein: protein MTKQTFVVLAYMAIWGGLALYVAGLARRQARVARQIEALRERLGRGEE, encoded by the coding sequence ATGACCAAGCAGACGTTCGTGGTGTTGGCGTACATGGCCATCTGGGGCGGGCTCGCCCTCTACGTCGCGGGGCTCGCCCGGCGGCAGGCACGGGTGGCCCGGCAGATCGAGGCCCTCAGGGAGCGGCTCGGCCGCGGGGAGGAGTAA
- a CDS encoding cytochrome c biogenesis protein encodes MTSRRVPLLPLLSAVLLPAAVAMVFFYAPTERTMGVVQKIFYFHLSLAAVAFLSFFVACVAGVLYLVRGKRRWDAWGAAGVEVGVVFTTLVLITGSLWGRPIWNTWWTWDPRLTTSLILWFIYTACLILRSAVENETRRATYAAVMAVAGFVDVPIVFLSARLFRSIHPTVIRSDSVGLEPSMIVTLVVCMAAMLVFWAGLVRLRYGLHLQEAELVDLTKRLGG; translated from the coding sequence GTGACGTCCCGACGTGTTCCTCTCCTGCCCCTGCTCTCGGCCGTGCTGCTGCCGGCGGCCGTGGCCATGGTGTTCTTCTACGCGCCCACCGAGCGCACCATGGGGGTGGTGCAGAAGATCTTCTACTTCCACCTTTCGCTGGCGGCGGTCGCGTTCCTCTCGTTCTTCGTGGCGTGCGTGGCCGGGGTGCTGTACCTGGTACGGGGGAAACGGCGGTGGGACGCCTGGGGCGCGGCCGGGGTGGAGGTGGGGGTGGTGTTCACCACCCTGGTCCTGATCACCGGCTCCCTGTGGGGCCGGCCCATCTGGAACACATGGTGGACCTGGGACCCCCGGCTCACCACCTCGCTGATCCTGTGGTTCATCTACACCGCCTGCCTGATCCTGCGCTCGGCCGTGGAGAACGAGACCCGCCGGGCCACCTACGCCGCGGTCATGGCCGTGGCCGGGTTCGTGGACGTGCCCATCGTGTTCCTGTCGGCCCGGCTGTTCCGCAGCATCCACCCCACCGTGATCCGATCCGACTCGGTGGGCCTGGAGCCGTCCATGATCGTGACCCTGGTGGTGTGCATGGCGGCCATGCTCGTGTTCTGGGCGGGCCTGGTGCGGCTGCGCTACGGCCTGCACCTCCAGGAGGCCGAGCTGGTGGATCTGACAAAAAGGCTAGGAGGCTAG
- a CDS encoding heme exporter protein CcmB → MSRVWFLYRKDLRIELRKKESVASMTFFGALVLVILNVAQGPGRRLTPETAAGVLWVAVIFSAVLGLGRVFARERENGCISALLVSPASPGAVFAAKALMNLTLMLLSQAVLVPVFFVLFGTGLAGGPLALVPSLLLVDAGFSAAGTLLSAVSAGTRRNEVLLPILLFPLILPLVALAVKASGGALAGRPLTELLPLLEPLAAFGLIYAAAGYLLFPFVVREG, encoded by the coding sequence GTGAGCCGGGTGTGGTTCCTGTACCGCAAGGACCTGCGGATCGAGCTCCGGAAGAAGGAGTCCGTGGCGTCCATGACCTTCTTCGGGGCCCTGGTGCTGGTGATCCTGAACGTGGCCCAGGGGCCGGGCCGGCGGCTCACCCCCGAGACGGCGGCCGGGGTGCTATGGGTGGCGGTGATCTTCTCGGCCGTGCTGGGCCTCGGTCGGGTGTTCGCCCGCGAGCGGGAGAACGGGTGCATCTCGGCCCTGCTGGTGAGCCCGGCGTCGCCGGGCGCGGTGTTCGCGGCCAAGGCCTTGATGAACCTGACCCTGATGCTCCTCTCCCAGGCCGTGCTAGTGCCGGTGTTCTTCGTGCTGTTCGGGACCGGCCTGGCCGGCGGACCCCTGGCCCTGGTGCCGTCGCTCCTGCTGGTGGACGCGGGGTTCTCGGCCGCGGGCACCCTGCTGTCGGCCGTGTCGGCCGGCACCCGGCGAAACGAGGTGCTCCTGCCGATCCTCCTGTTTCCCTTGATCCTTCCCCTGGTGGCCCTGGCCGTGAAGGCCTCGGGCGGCGCCCTGGCCGGCCGGCCCCTGACGGAGCTGCTGCCCCTGTTGGAGCCCTTGGCCGCGTTCGGCCTGATCTACGCCGCCGCGGGCTACCTCCTGTTCCCGTTCGTCGTGCGAGAGGGGTGA
- the ccmA gene encoding heme ABC exporter ATP-binding protein CcmA, translated as MAASAGEPFLTVEGLRKAFGGVEALRGVSFTLDEGEFLCLFGPNGAGKSTLLKILATLLRPTSGTVRIRGFDLEDDPEAFRARLGLVSHQSFLYDDLTARENLEFYAGLYGVADPAGRAEELLRQVDLYDRRDSPVGAFSRGMQQRLTIARALVNDPDLLLLDEPYTGLDEHAASVLRERLRALHDRRRTIVMVTHNLRRGIESATRLGILARGRLVFLAGRDEVDADGFEDTYFRCMEAP; from the coding sequence GTGGCCGCAAGCGCGGGTGAGCCGTTCCTGACGGTGGAGGGCCTGCGCAAGGCCTTCGGGGGCGTCGAGGCCCTGCGAGGCGTGAGCTTCACCCTGGACGAGGGGGAGTTCCTGTGCCTGTTCGGGCCCAACGGCGCGGGCAAGTCCACCCTGCTCAAGATCCTGGCCACCCTGCTCCGACCCACCTCCGGCACGGTGCGGATCCGGGGCTTCGACCTGGAGGACGACCCCGAGGCGTTCCGGGCCCGGCTGGGGCTGGTGTCGCACCAGTCGTTCCTGTACGACGACCTCACGGCCCGGGAGAACCTGGAGTTCTACGCCGGCCTGTACGGGGTGGCCGACCCGGCCGGCCGGGCCGAGGAACTGCTCCGGCAGGTGGACCTGTACGACCGCAGGGACTCGCCCGTGGGGGCGTTCTCCCGGGGCATGCAGCAGCGGCTCACCATCGCCCGGGCCCTGGTGAACGACCCGGACCTGCTGCTCCTCGACGAGCCCTACACGGGCCTGGACGAGCACGCCGCCTCGGTGCTCCGGGAGCGGCTCCGGGCGCTCCACGACCGGCGGCGCACCATCGTCATGGTCACCCACAACCTCCGGCGGGGCATCGAGTCGGCCACCCGCTTGGGCATCCTGGCCCGGGGCCGGCTGGTGTTCCTGGCCGGCCGCGACGAGGTGGACGCCGACGGGTTCGAGGACACCTACTTCCGCTGCATGGAGGCGCCGTGA
- a CDS encoding cytochrome c-type biogenesis protein → MTRNVVWLAALWLLAAAIVPARPALALTETEVAEGLLCYACPGEPLTADRCQGGDQMRAAIRRMIAEGKTKQEILDYFAREFGEDILTYPPKRGFNLVAYVGPFVGLLLGAAVAAVVVRRWSSAGRRRSGPRGPGSAPPRLDEKTRRRIEEELSHLDEEA, encoded by the coding sequence ATGACCCGCAACGTCGTGTGGCTCGCCGCTCTGTGGCTCCTGGCCGCCGCGATCGTGCCGGCCCGGCCGGCCCTGGCGCTGACCGAGACCGAGGTGGCCGAGGGGCTCCTGTGCTACGCGTGCCCGGGGGAACCCCTGACCGCCGACCGATGTCAGGGGGGCGACCAGATGCGGGCCGCCATCCGCCGCATGATCGCCGAGGGCAAGACCAAGCAGGAGATCCTGGACTACTTCGCCCGGGAGTTCGGGGAGGACATCCTGACCTACCCGCCCAAACGGGGCTTCAACCTGGTGGCCTACGTGGGACCGTTCGTGGGCCTTCTGCTCGGGGCGGCCGTCGCCGCCGTGGTGGTGCGGCGGTGGAGCTCGGCCGGCCGGCGCCGGTCCGGGCCCCGGGGCCCGGGTTCGGCGCCCCCCCGGCTCGACGAGAAGACCCGGCGTCGCATCGAGGAAGAGCTGTCCCACCTGGACGAGGAGGCGTGA
- a CDS encoding heme lyase CcmF/NrfE family subunit, translating into MVTFGNLSQFGALAFSLLAMVLLVAGVVRNDLRWVRAGKRSLVAVAVLATGAAVALGYLFLTDAFQVEYVASYSDRALPVFYKATAFWAGQKGSLLFWAWVLSLFSALVVHNNRREPDSRATPYVYLVLAGTLAFFLFLLCAVTNPFETLGFVPRDGQGLNPMLQNPGMVFHPPTLFLGYIGFTIPFAYAVAAMVTGTTDASWIRKTRAWNVLSWIFLTVGIILGGQWAYVELGWGGYWAWDPVENASFIPWLTSTAFIHTAIIQERRGIMKVWNMSLILLTFVLCIFGTYLVRSGVLQSVHDFGATGLGGYFLAFIVITLLGGIYLIAESYGELKTPGALESYLSRESTFLFNNVILLALAFATFFGTVFPLISEAVTGNKVTVGPPFFNQVNTPLFLVLLLITGVCPLIGWRKASPANLRRNFLRPAVAALVGGAVLLALGVREPYALVAFTLAGFVAATIVQEFVTAVGSRRRLTGESSITAGFRVLWRMRRRYGGHLVHFGLVLIVVGITGSSAYKLETQATLARGESVKIGRYELKYEDFQTYQKFNRTVYAAVLGVYTGGERIGQLNAERRYYVNARQPTTEVALRSTLREDLYVTMPGIGRTGEITLKVAVNPLLIWIWIGGGVMVLGGILAIIPSRRKRRAP; encoded by the coding sequence TTGGTCACCTTCGGTAACCTCTCCCAGTTCGGGGCCCTCGCCTTCTCCCTGCTGGCCATGGTGCTCCTGGTCGCGGGGGTCGTGCGCAACGACCTGCGGTGGGTCCGCGCCGGAAAGCGCAGCCTGGTGGCCGTGGCCGTGCTGGCCACGGGTGCGGCGGTGGCGCTCGGCTACCTGTTCCTCACCGACGCGTTCCAGGTGGAGTACGTGGCCTCCTACTCCGACCGGGCCCTGCCCGTGTTCTACAAGGCCACCGCGTTCTGGGCCGGTCAGAAGGGCTCGCTCCTGTTCTGGGCCTGGGTCCTGAGCCTGTTCTCCGCCCTGGTCGTCCACAACAACCGCCGGGAGCCCGACTCCCGGGCCACCCCCTACGTGTACCTGGTGCTGGCCGGAACGCTCGCGTTCTTCCTGTTCCTGCTGTGCGCCGTCACCAACCCGTTCGAGACCCTCGGGTTCGTGCCCCGGGACGGCCAGGGGCTGAACCCCATGCTCCAGAACCCCGGCATGGTGTTCCACCCGCCCACCCTGTTCCTGGGGTACATCGGGTTCACCATCCCCTTCGCCTACGCGGTGGCCGCCATGGTCACCGGCACCACCGACGCCTCCTGGATCCGCAAGACCCGGGCTTGGAACGTGCTGTCGTGGATCTTCCTGACCGTGGGGATCATCCTGGGCGGGCAGTGGGCCTACGTGGAGCTCGGTTGGGGCGGGTACTGGGCCTGGGACCCGGTGGAGAACGCCTCGTTCATCCCATGGCTCACCTCCACGGCCTTCATCCACACCGCCATCATCCAGGAGCGGCGGGGCATCATGAAGGTCTGGAACATGTCGCTCATTCTCCTGACCTTCGTGCTGTGCATCTTCGGCACCTACCTGGTGCGCAGCGGGGTGCTCCAGTCGGTGCACGACTTCGGCGCCACCGGGCTGGGCGGGTACTTCCTGGCCTTCATCGTGATCACCCTGCTGGGCGGCATCTACCTGATCGCCGAGAGCTACGGCGAGCTCAAGACCCCGGGGGCCCTGGAGTCGTACCTGTCGAGGGAGAGCACGTTCCTGTTCAACAACGTGATCCTGCTGGCCCTGGCCTTCGCCACCTTCTTCGGCACGGTGTTCCCCCTGATCTCCGAGGCGGTCACCGGCAACAAGGTCACGGTGGGCCCGCCGTTCTTCAACCAGGTGAACACCCCCCTGTTCCTGGTGCTCCTCCTGATCACCGGTGTGTGCCCCCTGATCGGGTGGCGCAAGGCCTCCCCGGCCAACCTCCGGCGCAACTTCCTCCGGCCGGCCGTGGCGGCCCTGGTGGGCGGCGCGGTCCTGCTGGCCCTTGGCGTGCGGGAGCCCTACGCCTTGGTGGCCTTCACCCTGGCCGGGTTCGTTGCGGCCACCATCGTGCAGGAGTTCGTCACGGCCGTGGGCTCGCGCCGCAGGCTCACCGGGGAGTCCTCGATCACCGCCGGGTTTCGGGTGCTGTGGCGGATGAGGCGGCGCTACGGCGGGCACCTGGTGCACTTCGGTCTGGTCCTGATCGTGGTGGGCATCACCGGGTCGTCGGCCTACAAGCTGGAGACCCAGGCCACCCTGGCGAGGGGCGAGTCGGTGAAGATCGGCCGGTACGAGCTCAAGTACGAGGACTTCCAGACCTACCAGAAGTTCAACCGCACGGTGTACGCGGCGGTGCTGGGCGTGTACACCGGCGGCGAGCGCATCGGCCAGCTGAACGCCGAGCGCCGTTACTACGTGAACGCCCGGCAGCCCACCACCGAGGTGGCCCTGCGCTCCACCCTGCGCGAGGACCTGTACGTGACCATGCCCGGGATCGGCCGAACCGGTGAGATCACCCTCAAGGTGGCAGTGAACCCGCTGCTGATCTGGATCTGGATCGGCGGGGGGGTGATGGTGCTCGGAGGGATCCTGGCCATCATCCCCTCCCGAAGGAAGAGGAGGGCGCCATGA
- a CDS encoding cytochrome c maturation protein CcmE domain-containing protein: MKRSTRKVLVGILVVALGVGFLIYRGISTTSAYYLTVSELKNSPTGRKLTDQDSVRVGGEVVGGTVRYDQKRLVLEFAVRDAESPDEVINARYEGPKPDAFKPDIEVLLEGTYARAQNLFRAQNLLVKCPSKYQSEGE, encoded by the coding sequence ATGAAGAGGTCCACCCGCAAAGTCCTGGTGGGAATCCTCGTGGTGGCGCTCGGCGTGGGGTTCCTGATCTACCGGGGCATCTCCACCACCAGCGCCTACTACCTGACCGTGTCCGAGCTCAAGAACTCCCCGACGGGTCGGAAGCTCACCGACCAAGACTCCGTCCGGGTGGGGGGCGAGGTGGTGGGCGGCACGGTGCGCTACGACCAGAAGCGCCTGGTGCTGGAGTTCGCCGTGCGCGACGCCGAGTCCCCGGACGAGGTGATCAACGCCCGGTACGAGGGCCCCAAGCCCGACGCCTTCAAGCCCGACATCGAGGTGCTGCTCGAGGGTACCTACGCCCGGGCCCAGAACCTGTTCCGGGCCCAGAACCTGCTGGTGAAGTGCCCCTCCAAGTACCAGTCGGAAGGGGAATGA
- a CDS encoding sigma-54-dependent transcriptional regulator, translating into MSRDPRIRILVVEDQDDMRDYLHDILAERGYPVETAATGREALERLEHGAFHLVISDIRMPEMDGVALLDAVKARPGFSPFVILVTAFGDIEDTVRLIDRGAYDYIIKPFRMEQILIAVKRAERELRMRQRVRELEARVGAGPGPGGLLGRSEAMRRVFGLIEKVAPAEGSVLVQGETGTGKELVARAVHEASPRRDGPFVAVNCASIPEGLLESELFGHERGAFTGAVRSRRGLFVEADGGTLFLDEIGEMPPGIQAKLLRALQERRVRPVGGATFHRFDVRVVAATNRNLLDAVKQGRFREDIYYRIATFRIDVPPLRERREDIPLLVEAFLARHAALGREVSFTPEVLRAFLDYSWPGNVRELENAVERCVYVCEGGRVRLDDLPEEMLRDLRPTERFAWPEGKPLAEVEREYILHVLRRCQGNKVQAARILGINRKTIQRKLAGE; encoded by the coding sequence ATGAGCCGCGACCCGCGCATCCGCATCCTCGTGGTGGAGGACCAGGACGACATGCGCGACTACCTCCACGACATCCTGGCCGAGCGGGGCTACCCGGTGGAGACGGCGGCCACGGGCCGGGAGGCCCTGGAGCGGCTGGAGCACGGAGCGTTCCACCTGGTGATCTCGGACATCCGCATGCCCGAGATGGACGGGGTGGCGCTCCTGGACGCGGTCAAGGCCCGACCGGGATTCAGCCCGTTCGTGATCCTGGTCACCGCCTTCGGCGACATCGAGGACACGGTGCGGCTGATCGACCGGGGGGCCTACGACTACATCATCAAGCCGTTTCGCATGGAGCAGATCCTCATCGCGGTGAAGCGGGCCGAGCGCGAGCTGCGCATGCGCCAGCGGGTGCGGGAATTGGAGGCACGCGTTGGGGCCGGCCCGGGGCCGGGGGGACTCCTCGGCCGAAGCGAGGCCATGCGCCGGGTGTTCGGCCTGATCGAGAAGGTGGCCCCGGCCGAAGGCAGCGTGCTCGTTCAAGGGGAGACCGGCACCGGCAAGGAGCTCGTAGCCCGGGCCGTGCACGAGGCCTCGCCCCGCCGCGACGGGCCGTTCGTGGCCGTGAACTGCGCCTCGATCCCCGAGGGCCTCCTGGAGAGCGAGCTCTTCGGCCACGAGCGCGGCGCGTTCACCGGCGCGGTACGCTCCCGGCGCGGCCTGTTCGTGGAGGCGGACGGCGGCACCCTGTTCCTGGACGAGATCGGGGAGATGCCCCCGGGCATCCAGGCCAAGCTCCTGCGTGCCCTGCAGGAGCGGCGGGTGCGGCCCGTGGGCGGCGCGACGTTCCACCGGTTCGACGTGCGGGTGGTCGCGGCCACGAACCGGAACCTCTTGGATGCGGTGAAGCAGGGCCGGTTCCGGGAGGACATCTACTACCGGATCGCCACCTTCCGGATCGACGTGCCGCCCCTTCGGGAACGGAGGGAGGACATCCCCCTGCTGGTGGAGGCGTTCCTGGCCCGGCACGCGGCCCTGGGCCGGGAGGTCTCGTTCACCCCCGAGGTGCTGCGGGCGTTCCTCGACTACTCCTGGCCGGGCAACGTGCGCGAGCTTGAGAATGCGGTGGAGCGGTGCGTGTACGTGTGCGAGGGCGGCCGGGTGCGGCTCGACGACCTGCCGGAGGAGATGCTCCGGGACCTGCGGCCGACCGAGCGGTTCGCGTGGCCCGAGGGCAAGCCCCTGGCCGAGGTCGAGCGCGAGTACATCCTGCACGTGCTGCGGCGCTGCCAGGGCAACAAGGTCCAGGCCGCCCGCATCCTGGGGATCAACCGCAAGACCATCCAGCGCAAGCTCGCGGGGGAGTGA
- a CDS encoding sensor histidine kinase translates to MRIATRLFLYIFTLIVLAAAALGHVSVQDEKHHLIEATRSKAWILARALASVLRYYHPADPTVDLEQILAEISPFEGPAVPALRFYDRDGNLLSLACPECGDPPLPHQPLDPDRVGTEGREQVLEVGTERYLSVVQPVRDPDGAFLGAVEVILPLRHIGVILSGVTRRFLLFTSAVAALLGVVIFLISRLNISLPIRRLKEASRRLGEGDLTLRIDKTGVADLDELVDEFNRMAARLEEQSRQREAFYREKLRLERGLRHAERLASVGQLTSGLAHEIGTPLNVIQGRAEQVLARLGPDDPNRRPLEAVVRQVRRITETIDRLLAFSRKSGRALGQVRLGDVAEEAFSLSRLRAKRNRSEVRLDVAAASDRLRGDETALRQMFVNLMLNSLQAMPGGGTIRVEIGEDPDAPAERLRVVYEDEGPGIPPEIREKVFDPFFTTKDVGEGTGLGLFIVANVVDEHGGSIRIEDAAGGGARFVITLARTGPDEGAPA, encoded by the coding sequence GTGCGAATCGCCACCCGGTTGTTCCTCTACATCTTCACGCTCATCGTGCTCGCCGCCGCCGCCCTCGGTCACGTGTCGGTGCAGGACGAGAAGCACCACCTGATCGAGGCCACCCGGTCCAAGGCGTGGATCCTGGCCCGGGCCCTGGCCTCGGTGCTGCGTTACTACCACCCCGCCGACCCCACCGTGGACCTGGAGCAGATCCTGGCCGAGATCAGCCCGTTCGAGGGGCCTGCCGTGCCCGCCTTGCGGTTCTACGACCGGGACGGGAACCTGCTGAGCCTGGCCTGCCCCGAGTGCGGCGACCCGCCCCTGCCCCACCAACCCCTCGATCCCGACCGCGTCGGAACCGAGGGCCGGGAGCAGGTGCTGGAGGTGGGAACCGAACGGTACCTGAGCGTGGTGCAGCCGGTGCGGGATCCGGACGGTGCGTTCCTCGGCGCCGTGGAGGTGATCCTTCCCCTTCGGCACATCGGCGTGATCCTGTCGGGGGTGACGAGGCGGTTCCTCCTGTTCACCTCGGCCGTGGCCGCCCTGCTGGGGGTGGTGATCTTCCTCATCAGCCGGCTCAACATCTCCCTGCCGATCCGGCGGCTCAAGGAGGCCTCGCGGCGCCTGGGCGAAGGGGACCTGACCCTGCGCATCGACAAGACCGGCGTGGCCGACCTGGACGAGCTGGTGGACGAGTTCAACCGCATGGCCGCGCGGCTGGAGGAGCAGAGCCGACAGAGGGAGGCGTTCTACCGCGAGAAGCTGCGGCTGGAGCGGGGGCTGCGCCACGCCGAGCGGCTCGCCTCGGTCGGGCAGCTCACCTCGGGGCTGGCCCACGAGATCGGCACCCCCCTCAACGTGATCCAGGGCCGGGCCGAGCAGGTGCTGGCCCGGCTCGGCCCGGACGACCCCAACCGCAGGCCCCTGGAGGCCGTGGTCCGCCAGGTGCGGAGGATCACCGAGACCATCGACCGGCTGCTGGCGTTCTCCCGCAAGTCCGGCCGGGCGCTGGGGCAGGTTCGGCTAGGGGACGTGGCGGAGGAGGCGTTCTCCCTGTCGCGGCTGCGCGCGAAACGCAACCGCTCCGAGGTGCGGCTGGACGTCGCGGCCGCTTCGGACCGGCTCAGGGGGGACGAGACCGCCCTCCGCCAGATGTTCGTGAACCTGATGCTCAACTCCCTCCAGGCCATGCCCGGGGGCGGAACGATCCGGGTGGAGATCGGGGAGGACCCGGACGCCCCGGCCGAACGTCTCCGGGTCGTGTACGAGGACGAAGGTCCGGGCATCCCCCCCGAGATCCGGGAGAAGGTGTTCGATCCGTTCTTCACCACCAAGGACGTGGGCGAGGGCACCGGCCTGGGGCTGTTCATCGTGGCCAACGTGGTGGACGAGCACGGCGGCAGCATCCGGATCGAAGACGCCGCCGGAGGCGGGGCCCGGTTCGTGATCACGCTGGCCCGCACCGGCCCGGACGAAGGAGCACCGGCATGA
- a CDS encoding TlpA disulfide reductase family protein: MPRRPGWRILGVLVCLLLLAGPSWALFGVSKRPQPGSEAPRFAAPLLRGGTFDLGTYLGKNPILLDFWSIYCVACLKEMPSLLDIYERYKDQGLVAVSVNLDSFGAKRVLRFVRGLKYEITFPIVIDKRREAGGRYGVSVLPTTVVIDREGKVLYYHVGYSPGDEKEIEAQVRKALGLAE, from the coding sequence TTGCCCCGCAGGCCGGGGTGGCGGATCCTGGGCGTTCTGGTGTGCCTGCTGCTGCTCGCCGGGCCCTCGTGGGCGTTGTTCGGGGTGTCCAAGCGGCCGCAACCCGGCAGCGAGGCTCCCCGGTTCGCGGCACCGCTGCTGCGGGGGGGCACCTTCGACCTGGGGACCTACCTGGGCAAGAACCCGATCCTGCTCGACTTCTGGTCGATCTACTGCGTGGCGTGCCTCAAGGAGATGCCGAGCCTGCTGGACATCTACGAGCGGTACAAGGACCAGGGGCTCGTGGCCGTCAGCGTGAACCTGGACAGCTTCGGGGCCAAGCGGGTCCTGCGGTTCGTGCGGGGGCTCAAGTACGAGATCACGTTTCCGATCGTGATCGACAAGCGGCGGGAGGCGGGCGGGCGCTACGGGGTGAGCGTGCTGCCCACCACCGTGGTGATCGACCGGGAGGGCAAGGTTCTGTACTACCACGTGGGGTACTCCCCCGGCGACGAGAAGGAGATCGAGGCCCAGGTGCGCAAGGCCCTGGGGCTGGCCGAGTGA
- a CDS encoding DsbC family protein — MRSTTFLALVVLTAGVAAPASAFVKDGCGAGDCRSCHSLSKNEAENILKGLVHEVLSVEFSDVPGLWVVDVEDQRGRRGPVYIDFSKRYVITGNVLEVATRENLTRRRMIDLNRIDPSRIPLDDALVIGDPAAEKKIVVFTDPDCPYCRKLHPELRKVVERRPGVAFYVKMFPIKKTSREKAKTIVCTRSLELLDRAMEGREIPPPDCETDQIEKNLEFGRSIGVRSTPTLVFPDGRVIPGAKSADKILLLLDEAAAPPRKEPRAGSARGGSR, encoded by the coding sequence ATGCGATCGACCACGTTTCTTGCTCTCGTCGTGCTGACGGCCGGGGTTGCAGCCCCGGCTTCGGCGTTCGTAAAGGACGGGTGCGGCGCCGGCGACTGCCGGTCGTGCCACAGCCTCTCCAAGAACGAGGCCGAGAACATCCTGAAGGGGCTGGTGCACGAGGTGCTCTCGGTGGAGTTCAGCGATGTGCCCGGGTTGTGGGTGGTGGACGTGGAGGACCAGAGGGGGCGGCGGGGGCCCGTGTACATCGACTTCTCCAAGCGTTACGTGATCACGGGCAACGTGCTGGAGGTGGCGACCCGTGAGAACCTGACGCGGCGGAGGATGATCGATCTGAACCGGATCGACCCCTCGCGGATTCCCCTGGACGACGCCCTTGTGATCGGGGATCCGGCGGCCGAAAAGAAGATCGTCGTGTTCACCGACCCGGACTGCCCGTACTGCCGGAAGCTGCATCCCGAGCTCCGGAAGGTGGTGGAGCGGCGGCCCGGGGTGGCCTTCTACGTGAAGATGTTTCCGATCAAGAAGACGAGCCGCGAGAAGGCGAAGACCATCGTGTGCACGCGATCCCTGGAGCTCTTGGACCGGGCGATGGAGGGCAGGGAGATCCCCCCGCCCGACTGCGAGACGGACCAGATCGAGAAGAACCTGGAGTTCGGTCGGAGCATCGGCGTGCGCTCCACTCCCACCCTGGTGTTCCCGGACGGCCGGGTGATCCCAGGGGCCAAGTCCGCCGACAAGATCCTGTTGCTGTTGGACGAGGCCGCGGCCCCTCCCCGCAAGGAGCCCCGGGCAGGGTCCGCGCGGGGGGGGTCTCGTTGA